A segment of the Candidatus Dependentiae bacterium genome:
GTTATTTAACGTTATTGATAATCGATTATCAGAACCATATTTTTCTTGTACATGATTTGCCCACTGTTCATCAATTTCAAAAACTTGTAATTTCTTACAAGCTGTTTCTAAAATAGCGCCAGTCAAGATTCCTTCGCCGCACCCAATTTCCATAACAGAAATAGTGTCATTGAGCTTGACAGCATCAACCATTCGATCAACATAAAGTCGATTCTTTAAAAAATGCTGTCCGTATCTTTTTTTTAATTCTATGCCCTGTAGGTATGGCTTATTATAATTCATATATTAATCAATCAATGCGTCTTTAAAAAATTCAAGCTGTTCAAGTACTTTTCCAGCACCTTCAACAACGCAAAGTAATGGATTTTTTGCTATGCGCACTGGGATTCCTGTTTCTTTTGCAAGCAATTTATCAAGACCACGAAGTAAAGACCCTCCACCAGCCATGACAATGCCGCGATCAACCAAATCTGAAGATAATTCTGGCGGGGTATTTTCTAATGCAACACGAACAACATCAACAATATTTGATATTGTTTCAAGAAGTGCTTCAGTTACTTCTGCATCAGTAAGCGTAATTGTTTTTGGTACACCAGTTACCAAATCACGACCCTTTACTGGAAGAGACTGAGATTCTCCCACTTCATGCATAACTGTACCAATTTGCATTTTAATAACTTCACCAGTACGTTCACCGATCAACAAGTTATATTTTCTTTTGACATACGCAACAATTGCACGATCCATTGCATCACCACCGACACGAATTGATCTACAAAAAACAGCACCACTTAGCGTAATAACTGCTACTTCTGTTGTTCCACCACCAATATCTACAACCATGCTACAAAACGGTTCATGAATCGGTAATCCTGCTCCAATTGCAGCCGCCATAGGCTCCATAATTGTCATCGGCTTATCGCGAGCTCCTGCTTGCTTAGCAGAATCAATTACCGCACGACGCTCCACTTGAGTAATCCCTGATGGAACTGCAATGATCATACGAGGTGCAACTAATGTTCTGCGATTATTGTGAACTTTACGAATAAAATAACGAAGCATGCTTTCTGTTAATTCGAAGTCAGCAATAACTCCATCACGAATAGGACGACATGCTGTAATACTTTCCGGAGTCTTACCAAGCATTTCTTTTGCTGCTTTTCCCGCAGCAAGTACTTTTTTGGTGCTATTTTTAATAGCTACAACAGAAGGTTCGTCTAGAACAATTCCCTTGTTGCGAACATAAACAAGCGTATTTGCTGTTCCCAAATCAATTGCAATATCATTTGAAAATAAGCTAATCCAGTTACGCGCTGGTATAAAGCCTTTAAACATATCTTTGATCATCTTGGTCTCACATTAAAAATTAAATTTAGAAATTAAAGTTGCAGCCAATAGCCACTTTATTTGTTTGTGCAAATCCCCTTCCTGCCAAATGATTCATTGGTATATCCCACGTAAAATAAACAAGCGGATTATATTGCCATGATTTATCATGACCAATGTCATAAAATAAGCGAATGCTCGCATACTCCTGAATCCACCCTGAATAATAATTTAAATCTTTAACCCTTGGTTTAAGAGTAGAGTTTTTTATTTTTGGCATAAAAGAATCATGCCCATGAATCGTTATGGTGTATTTAGCCTGTATCCCAAAGCCTGCACGCAAATCTTCAAATACAAAATAAGGTGCTAAACTAAAAGTAGGCTCTTGATCTACATAAACAGAATCGACAACTGGCGCAAACAGTGGCTGCTCGTTTGCTTGCTTTCCAGTGCCATAAATAGGAAGACGCGCTTTAATTGTTTTATCTACTCTTTGAGTCAGTCTAGCCTGAACTCCAAATTTTAAATCATCTCGCAATTCAAATTCAACGCGAGGAGCAATGAACCAACCCCACGTTCCATAACCACCACCCAAGGGAACTGATGCTAGGTTGTGAATATTTTGACGAGTGCCGCAAGGAATAATAATTCCAAAATAAGAACCCCAATCTAATTTTTTAAATTTAAATCGATAATCATAAACATCGTAAATATTAAGATAGACAACCACATCACCAACACCAACTTCATGCATAGAAGTTCCAGTGATATCTAACTCTTGATACATTTTTTGCATAGTTTGAGTAAATAGAGCTTGGTTTCCAGGATTAGTTAAAAATAATTTTGAAATGGTTTCTGGAGTAGGAACAACTGAAACAGATGCGTTTAAATTCATAATGAAAGCAGAGCCACCAATACCTATGTGATCGGTAAGTGATGCATAACCCGAAAACGCAACACCTTGACCTTCAAGGGTTGATGGCATAAAAGCCGTAATTTCAGAGTTCCAAAGCCAATCTGCAGGAATTGGATTTGTTTTACCAGCAGCAGAAAGAGCCGCCCCAACACTTGCTAATTTTAATTCACCAAAAAGTTCTGGATAGTAAACAGACTGATCATCTCTTGTAGCTTTTGATTGTTGGCGAAATGCTTTTCCACCAGCAACAACAAACCCTTGCACGTCTAGATTTGAATGCCTGCTATCAGAACCTGTATATAATTGATCAAACCAAGGAAAGTATCTATTGTCCCAGACCATTGTATAACTACTTTGGCAGGCAGTTAAAACTAAAAGAAATTTAACTAGAAAATAACGCCTAAAACTTGTTGCTACGATCACTTTTTATCCTTAGATACAAACATTTTTTAAAACAGAAAATTGTTATTCTTATTTTAAATCATTTTAATGTTTTTCAAAACTCTTTTTGTCAAATAACTAAAAAAGACAAAGCTTTTTATAAAATAAAAAATTATATTGTCATCATTCTATATTTAAATCTATACTACACTTTAATAGTTTTTTCGGCGAAAAAATTTTAGTAAAAAACTATTATATAAAAATGATATGTTTTATAAAGGAGCTCTTGTGTTAGAAA
Coding sequences within it:
- a CDS encoding rod shape-determining protein, producing the protein MFKGFIPARNWISLFSNDIAIDLGTANTLVYVRNKGIVLDEPSVVAIKNSTKKVLAAGKAAKEMLGKTPESITACRPIRDGVIADFELTESMLRYFIRKVHNNRRTLVAPRMIIAVPSGITQVERRAVIDSAKQAGARDKPMTIMEPMAAAIGAGLPIHEPFCSMVVDIGGGTTEVAVITLSGAVFCRSIRVGGDAMDRAIVAYVKRKYNLLIGERTGEVIKMQIGTVMHEVGESQSLPVKGRDLVTGVPKTITLTDAEVTEALLETISNIVDVVRVALENTPPELSSDLVDRGIVMAGGGSLLRGLDKLLAKETGIPVRIAKNPLLCVVEGAGKVLEQLEFFKDALID